The following coding sequences lie in one Treponema socranskii subsp. buccale genomic window:
- a CDS encoding SPFH domain-containing protein: MNLYVIIALVVIVMVLVITNIQIVPQARAFVIERLGTYIATWQTGLHVKTPFIDRIANKVSLKERVLDFPPQPVITKDNVTMKIDTVVYMQITDAKLYTYGVENPMLAIENLSATTLRNIIGELDLDATLTSRDVINTKMRSILDEATDPWGIKVNRVEVKNIMPPEAIREAMEKQMRAERERREKILIAEGQKQSEILVAEGQKQARILEAEAQKQATILHAEAEKEAQIRKAEGEAQAIREVQQATAAGLQMIKDVHIDEAVVKLRSLETLEKAANGQATKIIVPADFQNLAGVVSAIGEIGKK, translated from the coding sequence ATGAATCTGTATGTCATCATCGCATTGGTTGTCATCGTCATGGTGCTCGTCATCACGAATATTCAAATCGTTCCGCAAGCGCGCGCGTTTGTGATCGAGCGGCTCGGTACGTATATTGCGACGTGGCAGACGGGTTTGCATGTAAAGACGCCGTTTATCGACCGCATCGCAAATAAAGTGTCGCTCAAAGAACGCGTGCTCGATTTTCCGCCGCAGCCGGTTATCACGAAGGATAACGTTACGATGAAAATCGATACCGTCGTCTATATGCAGATCACCGATGCGAAGCTGTACACCTACGGCGTCGAAAACCCGATGCTCGCCATAGAGAATTTAAGTGCAACGACGCTGCGCAACATCATCGGAGAGCTCGATTTGGATGCGACGCTTACGAGCCGCGACGTCATCAACACGAAGATGCGTTCGATACTCGACGAGGCAACCGATCCGTGGGGCATCAAAGTGAACCGTGTCGAAGTGAAAAACATCATGCCGCCGGAAGCGATCCGCGAAGCGATGGAAAAGCAGATGCGTGCCGAACGCGAACGGCGTGAAAAGATATTGATCGCAGAAGGGCAAAAGCAGTCGGAAATCCTCGTCGCAGAAGGACAAAAGCAGGCGCGCATCCTCGAAGCCGAAGCGCAAAAGCAGGCGACGATCCTGCATGCGGAAGCCGAAAAAGAAGCGCAGATACGAAAAGCCGAAGGCGAAGCTCAGGCGATCCGCGAAGTGCAGCAGGCGACGGCAGCCGGATTGCAGATGATCAAAGACGTGCACATCGACGAAGCGGTCGTGAAGCTTCGCAGCCTTGAAACGCTTGAAAAAGCCGCGAACGGACAGGCGACGAAAATCATTGTGCCGGCGGATTTTCAAAACCTTGCGGGCGTCGTATCGGCGATCGGCGAAATCGGAAAAAAGTAA
- a CDS encoding sugar-binding transcriptional regulator gives MTADWEKELIVRSAWYYYIRKKTQKEIADMLSVSRMRVIRLLEKAEQENVVQITIHTNFRGRLEAEQALIDSYALADALVIPSDEMYTSASLNDAIARAAAMYINEHFSDNPIINIGYGDTTGRFMNYFSQISKKKPTYVSLTGGVSIYLLNTQSSAVNASLYLIPAPLAASTPEMVEAIKKESAVIEIARMHTTASCSVIGIGGVDDNATVIKSGIIQKSDFDFLKMCGAVGDVLAHFFNENGNFITSAADEHLVTYPPESLKKLHNVIAVAAGSAKHVAIRAALRAHYPDILITDEDTARWLVKNI, from the coding sequence ATGACGGCCGACTGGGAAAAAGAGCTTATCGTGCGAAGTGCATGGTATTATTATATCAGAAAAAAGACGCAAAAAGAGATAGCCGATATGCTTTCCGTTTCCCGCATGCGCGTCATCCGCCTGCTCGAAAAAGCCGAACAGGAAAACGTCGTCCAAATCACGATCCACACGAACTTTCGCGGCAGACTCGAAGCGGAACAGGCGCTTATCGATTCGTACGCTCTCGCCGACGCCCTCGTCATTCCTTCCGATGAAATGTATACGTCGGCTTCGCTCAACGACGCGATCGCAAGAGCGGCGGCCATGTATATAAACGAACATTTTTCGGACAATCCGATTATCAATATCGGTTACGGAGATACGACCGGCCGCTTTATGAATTATTTTTCGCAGATTTCGAAAAAAAAGCCGACCTACGTATCGCTCACCGGAGGGGTCAGCATCTATTTGCTGAATACGCAGTCGTCGGCAGTCAACGCTTCCCTCTACCTCATCCCCGCCCCTCTTGCGGCATCGACGCCGGAAATGGTAGAAGCGATCAAAAAAGAAAGTGCCGTCATCGAAATAGCACGCATGCATACGACCGCAAGCTGTTCGGTTATCGGTATCGGCGGCGTAGACGACAACGCGACCGTCATCAAATCGGGAATCATACAAAAAAGCGATTTCGATTTTTTAAAAATGTGCGGCGCTGTCGGTGACGTACTCGCGCATTTTTTCAACGAAAACGGTAATTTTATCACGAGCGCCGCCGACGAACATTTGGTAACCTACCCGCCGGAATCGCTGAAAAAACTGCACAACGTCATCGCCGTTGCGGCGGGAAGCGCAAAACACGTCGCGATCAGAGCGGCGCTTCGGGCGCATTACCCCGACATCCTCATAACCGACGAGGATACCGCACGCTGGCTTGTAAAAAACATATAA
- a CDS encoding ABC transporter permease has product MRRISFNRFFKMRSLSSLIVVIVLFLLVGIVNHDFLAARNLMQTVNSSVVFALLSIGIAFVLIIGEIDVSVGAVMGLASAVSASLIRDGAPWALAIFAAVAIGIVCGLINGWGLVYLGIPSIIMTLGVNGIVRGLIYVYTGGKWVENVPFAYKALSQATLGGITWFYLITLAIAIGGSALLRRVSLGRNFYAVGDNVGGAELIGIPVKRTKISAFVLCSLFASVAGCIYVSRIGFVTPIAGNGYEMKAIAACVLGGISLSGGVGSLFGASIGAIIMASIDRILVFLKFSSDYDSTITGILLITIVTVDGLLEHHSIEKARKARLLAKTAEEGSR; this is encoded by the coding sequence ATGCGGCGTATATCTTTTAATCGATTTTTCAAAATGAGAAGCCTTTCTTCGCTCATCGTCGTGATCGTGCTGTTTTTATTGGTCGGTATCGTCAATCACGATTTTCTTGCCGCGCGAAATCTTATGCAGACGGTCAATTCGAGCGTCGTGTTCGCTTTGTTGTCGATCGGCATCGCATTCGTGTTGATCATTGGTGAAATCGACGTGTCGGTCGGCGCGGTTATGGGACTTGCTTCCGCAGTGAGCGCGAGCTTGATCCGAGACGGTGCTCCGTGGGCGCTCGCGATTTTCGCCGCCGTCGCTATCGGCATCGTGTGCGGTCTTATAAACGGCTGGGGACTCGTCTACCTCGGCATTCCTTCCATTATTATGACGCTCGGCGTAAACGGCATCGTACGCGGACTCATCTATGTGTATACCGGCGGCAAGTGGGTCGAAAACGTTCCGTTTGCGTATAAAGCGCTGAGTCAGGCGACGCTCGGCGGCATCACGTGGTTTTATCTTATAACGCTTGCGATTGCGATCGGAGGTTCGGCGCTCTTGCGCCGCGTTTCTTTAGGACGCAATTTTTATGCGGTCGGCGACAACGTCGGAGGAGCCGAGCTCATCGGCATTCCGGTAAAGCGGACGAAGATAAGCGCGTTCGTGCTGTGTTCGCTTTTCGCATCGGTTGCCGGATGCATCTATGTGAGCCGCATCGGTTTCGTAACGCCGATTGCCGGAAACGGCTACGAGATGAAAGCTATCGCGGCCTGCGTGCTCGGCGGCATCAGCCTTTCGGGCGGCGTCGGCTCTCTGTTCGGCGCATCCATCGGAGCGATCATCATGGCGTCGATCGACCGTATCCTCGTATTTTTGAAATTTTCTTCCGATTACGACAGCACGATTACGGGCATCCTGCTTATAACGATCGTTACGGTAGACGGTCTTTTGGAACATCATTCGATCGAAAAAGCGCGCAAAGCGCGGCTTTTGGCAAAGACGGCGGAAGAGGGGAGCAGATAA
- a CDS encoding substrate-binding domain-containing protein: MKKLLSIMLAALLVGSLAFATGANEGGNGSKKNVVVVFIPKISGNAFFEVANEGAQKLAKQVGFTVKYDGSPDAAVANQVNIINNAIQQGADAISISTVDAAGVDQALKAARKAGLAVMTWDSDSNPDARSLMTSQGTPDILGKMLVDMGVASLKERGKNPDSDAIKYCWHYSQATVTDQNSWHVAGEKYIRQKYPKWVNVAPANYYSNQDAERAITVGEAVLSAHKDIDLIICNDSTALPGQCQAAQNLGLNQKNVTITGFATPNAIKDYCRAGILTRWGLWDCGIQGAISCYLAYWAATGHSMKVGDTIDIPTIGTVKVEPNTVLDPKAYTASDSGVVLLPERAVFTKENMDKYNF, from the coding sequence ATGAAAAAACTTTTGTCGATTATGTTGGCGGCGCTTTTGGTCGGCTCTTTGGCATTTGCCACGGGAGCGAACGAAGGCGGTAACGGTTCGAAAAAAAACGTTGTTGTCGTATTCATTCCGAAAATCAGCGGCAACGCTTTTTTTGAAGTGGCAAACGAAGGCGCGCAAAAGCTCGCAAAGCAGGTCGGCTTTACCGTAAAGTATGACGGCAGCCCCGATGCGGCGGTTGCGAATCAGGTCAATATCATCAACAATGCGATTCAGCAGGGTGCGGACGCGATTTCGATTTCGACCGTCGATGCGGCCGGCGTCGATCAGGCGCTGAAAGCCGCGCGCAAGGCCGGACTCGCCGTTATGACGTGGGACTCCGATTCCAATCCCGACGCACGCTCTCTTATGACGAGTCAGGGCACACCCGATATCCTCGGTAAAATGCTCGTCGACATGGGCGTCGCTTCTTTGAAAGAAAGAGGCAAAAACCCCGATTCGGATGCGATCAAATACTGCTGGCACTATTCGCAGGCGACGGTTACGGATCAAAACTCGTGGCACGTAGCAGGCGAAAAATACATCCGCCAAAAGTATCCGAAATGGGTCAACGTCGCTCCCGCCAATTACTATTCGAATCAGGATGCCGAGCGCGCAATCACCGTCGGCGAAGCGGTTCTTTCCGCGCACAAAGACATCGATTTGATCATCTGCAACGATTCGACCGCTCTTCCGGGACAGTGCCAGGCCGCGCAAAACCTCGGTCTCAATCAAAAGAACGTGACGATCACCGGCTTTGCGACACCGAACGCGATTAAAGATTACTGCCGCGCAGGCATCCTCACCCGCTGGGGTTTGTGGGACTGCGGTATCCAAGGCGCGATTTCCTGCTACCTCGCGTACTGGGCGGCGACCGGCCACAGCATGAAAGTCGGCGATACGATCGATATCCCGACGATCGGTACCGTAAAAGTCGAACCGAACACCGTGCTCGATCCGAAAGCCTACACGGCAAGCGATTCCGGTGTCGTGCTTCTTCCGGAGCGCGCCGTATTTACAAAAGAAAATATGGACAAGTATAATTTCTAA
- a CDS encoding CobW family GTP-binding protein: protein MEKKLTPITLLCGYLGAGKTTLLNNVLTNQKGYKVAVIVNDIGEVNVDAKLIADGAKITDTSSIVPLTNGCICCTLKTQLAQNIENLIKTGKYDYIMIEASGVCEPMPIAQELETISNGKLDNVVGVVDAKRLVDEFSGGDALLKEKEEDDIESLLVQQIEFCSTLLINKIDLVSEAELKKVRAVINTIHPNVKIIETQNGKVPVEDIMGTGSFDFEKVYGSAGWCRAIEEEEEEGEHHHKEEGDSGSDEDEYGISTFIYTRRKPFDRVKLDSYANRWPKNIIRCKGVMWFKDEPDMAWVFETSGRQIQAGYSGAWLASCPKAEQERVLAENPQMKKDWDAKVGDRMIKLCIIGQDLDKEKISKELDEVLAD from the coding sequence ATGGAAAAAAAATTGACACCGATTACGCTCCTGTGCGGATACCTCGGAGCGGGAAAAACGACGCTTTTAAATAACGTTCTGACGAATCAAAAAGGCTATAAAGTCGCCGTCATCGTAAACGATATAGGAGAAGTAAACGTCGACGCGAAACTCATCGCCGACGGCGCGAAGATCACCGACACGAGCAGCATCGTTCCGCTTACAAACGGCTGTATCTGCTGTACGCTCAAAACGCAGCTCGCGCAAAACATCGAAAATCTTATTAAAACGGGCAAATACGATTACATCATGATCGAAGCGAGCGGCGTGTGCGAACCCATGCCGATCGCGCAGGAACTCGAAACGATTTCAAACGGCAAACTCGACAATGTCGTCGGCGTCGTGGACGCGAAGCGCCTCGTCGACGAATTTTCAGGCGGAGATGCGCTGCTCAAAGAAAAGGAAGAAGACGATATAGAATCGCTGCTCGTCCAGCAGATCGAATTCTGCTCGACATTATTAATTAATAAAATCGATTTGGTGAGCGAAGCCGAATTGAAAAAAGTCCGCGCCGTCATCAATACGATCCATCCGAACGTAAAGATCATCGAAACGCAAAACGGCAAAGTACCGGTCGAAGACATCATGGGCACGGGATCGTTCGATTTTGAAAAAGTATACGGAAGCGCCGGCTGGTGCCGCGCGATCGAAGAAGAGGAAGAAGAAGGCGAACACCATCACAAAGAAGAAGGCGACAGCGGCAGCGACGAAGACGAATACGGCATCAGCACGTTCATCTACACGAGGCGAAAACCTTTCGACCGCGTAAAGCTCGACTCATACGCGAACCGCTGGCCGAAAAACATTATCCGCTGTAAAGGCGTCATGTGGTTTAAAGACGAACCCGATATGGCGTGGGTGTTCGAAACGAGCGGCCGCCAAATCCAAGCGGGGTATTCGGGCGCATGGCTCGCCTCGTGTCCGAAAGCCGAACAGGAAAGAGTTCTCGCAGAAAATCCGCAGATGAAAAAAGATTGGGATGCGAAAGTCGGCGACCGAATGATAAAGCTTTGCATTATCGGGCAGGATTTGGATAAAGAAAAAATCTCGAAAGAGCTCGACGAAGTTCTTGCCGATTAA
- a CDS encoding NfeD family protein: protein MPMLILNNLPWFWLIVVVLCIVIESLTMALTTIWFACGAFMMIFLSLAPIPFRWQLFIFVAISLALLIFTRPLAAKKLAKKMPTNADSLIGKKVLVVQRMTEFDKGAVKAGGIVWTARSEKGETIEKGAECKIVRLEGNTAVVVPVRTGSV from the coding sequence ATGCCGATGCTCATTTTAAATAATTTGCCGTGGTTTTGGCTCATCGTTGTCGTTCTCTGCATCGTCATCGAATCGCTTACGATGGCACTCACGACGATTTGGTTTGCGTGCGGAGCGTTTATGATGATCTTTTTGTCACTCGCGCCGATTCCGTTTCGATGGCAGCTTTTTATCTTCGTCGCGATTTCACTTGCGCTGCTCATCTTTACGCGGCCGCTTGCGGCGAAAAAACTCGCAAAAAAAATGCCGACGAACGCGGACAGCCTTATCGGCAAAAAGGTGCTGGTCGTGCAGCGCATGACGGAGTTCGATAAGGGTGCGGTAAAAGCGGGCGGCATCGTGTGGACTGCGCGCTCTGAAAAGGGCGAGACGATCGAAAAAGGGGCGGAGTGCAAAATCGTGCGGCTTGAAGGCAATACCGCCGTCGTCGTTCCCGTCCGGACGGGCTCGGTATAA
- a CDS encoding ABC transporter permease, which yields MEKKRFTFTNELLLIAVIACEIVLFGILNPRFLRPMVLLGSINDFISICIISLFVTMVIIAGGMDIQAGSIVGLTSIVIGVIFQSGVNVYVACLIAVVAGALCGLLSGFIIAYARVPPMVVTLGGSFLYSGLAISITRIAKVELYKGISGFPAAFTAFTQFRFFGIIPSQILLFIAIAFIAYFILHRTKYGRYVYLCGINPNAAEFSGINTKFIVMTTYALSGIGAAIAGIVLTSYLGTAKADFGKELTLPIITAVVLGGTAITGGTGTILGTALSALVIGIMRFGLSMAGLNTQYLDIPVGILLLIIVASRGLSAQGFSLKRIAGKFTAARK from the coding sequence ATGGAAAAGAAACGATTTACTTTTACAAACGAACTGCTGCTCATCGCCGTCATCGCGTGCGAAATCGTTTTGTTCGGCATCTTGAATCCGCGCTTTTTGCGCCCGATGGTATTGCTCGGTTCGATCAACGATTTCATTTCGATATGCATCATTTCGCTTTTCGTAACGATGGTCATCATCGCAGGCGGTATGGATATTCAAGCCGGTTCCATCGTCGGGCTTACGTCGATCGTCATCGGCGTTATCTTTCAAAGCGGCGTGAACGTGTATGTCGCCTGCCTCATTGCGGTCGTCGCAGGTGCGCTGTGCGGTCTTTTGAGCGGCTTTATCATCGCCTATGCGCGGGTCCCGCCCATGGTTGTCACGCTCGGAGGTTCGTTTTTGTATTCGGGTTTGGCGATTTCGATCACGCGCATTGCAAAAGTCGAACTCTATAAAGGCATCAGCGGTTTTCCTGCCGCGTTTACGGCCTTTACGCAGTTCCGCTTTTTCGGCATCATTCCGTCGCAGATACTGCTCTTTATCGCGATCGCGTTTATCGCCTATTTTATTCTGCACCGCACGAAGTACGGCCGCTATGTGTACCTCTGCGGCATCAATCCGAACGCCGCGGAATTTTCCGGCATCAATACGAAGTTTATCGTGATGACGACATACGCGCTTTCCGGTATCGGTGCCGCGATTGCGGGTATCGTGCTGACGTCCTACCTCGGTACGGCGAAAGCCGATTTCGGCAAAGAGCTTACGCTTCCGATCATTACGGCTGTCGTACTCGGCGGGACGGCGATCACCGGAGGCACGGGCACGATTTTAGGGACGGCGCTGTCGGCGCTCGTCATCGGCATCATGCGCTTCGGTTTATCCATGGCGGGATTGAACACGCAGTACCTCGACATACCCGTCGGCATACTGCTGCTCATCATTGTCGCATCCCGAGGTCTTTCCGCGCAGGGCTTTTCTCTGAAACGCATTGCCGGAAAATTCACTGCTGCGCGAAAATAA
- the lsrK gene encoding autoinducer-2 kinase: protein MDKKYLMAVDAGTGSVRAVIFDVHGNQIECVQEEWKHLEDPKYPGSMNFDWEKNWNAAKRCISEAIKKAKIDSGDIAAVSTTCMREGIILYDKNGKELWACANVDARSTAEVVQLKKMSPTLEHELYLESGQTYSLSALPRILWVKNNLPEVYEKTAAVGMFNDWLIYKMSGTLAVEPSNGSTSGLFSLATRTWDKTIAERCGLKSDIFPESKECGTLAARVSREGEKETGLKEGTPLIVGGGDAQLGTIGVGATEANDAAVFGGTFWQYEYNTASGKIDDRCDIRVNCHAQPSLWQYEALAFKPGLFMRWYRDGFCAEEKKEAASLGKDVYALMDERSAKIPAGSHGMFCTFTDVMNFSAWRHAAPTFTNFDLDADKFNKYTFYRSILESTALVTYGHMQLVKSATGSMPSVVTFAGGASKSRLWSQIVCDALGLPLRIPAVKEATALGAAMLAATGVGIYANIKEAADAMVKIEATLEPDMENHKTYMEMYKTWRKIYDAELGLSDAGVTNYMWSAPGVGKH, encoded by the coding sequence ATGGATAAAAAGTATTTGATGGCCGTAGACGCCGGTACCGGAAGCGTCCGCGCCGTCATTTTCGACGTACACGGAAACCAGATCGAATGCGTGCAGGAAGAGTGGAAGCATCTCGAAGATCCGAAATATCCGGGCAGCATGAATTTCGATTGGGAAAAAAATTGGAATGCGGCAAAGCGCTGTATATCGGAAGCGATAAAAAAAGCGAAAATCGACAGCGGCGATATCGCAGCCGTTTCCACGACGTGTATGCGCGAGGGAATCATCCTCTACGATAAAAACGGAAAAGAACTGTGGGCTTGCGCAAACGTCGATGCTCGCAGTACGGCCGAAGTCGTCCAATTGAAAAAGATGTCGCCGACGCTCGAACACGAACTCTATCTCGAATCGGGACAAACGTATTCGCTGAGCGCCCTTCCGCGCATCCTTTGGGTTAAAAACAATCTCCCGGAGGTATACGAAAAAACCGCCGCCGTCGGTATGTTCAACGATTGGCTCATATACAAGATGAGCGGAACGCTTGCCGTAGAACCGAGCAACGGTTCCACGAGCGGACTCTTTTCACTTGCGACGAGAACGTGGGACAAAACGATAGCGGAACGCTGCGGCTTAAAAAGCGATATATTTCCCGAATCGAAAGAATGCGGCACGCTTGCCGCCCGCGTCAGCCGCGAAGGCGAAAAAGAAACGGGTCTCAAAGAAGGCACACCGCTCATCGTCGGCGGAGGCGACGCGCAGCTCGGCACGATCGGCGTCGGAGCGACGGAAGCGAACGATGCGGCGGTTTTCGGCGGAACATTTTGGCAATACGAATACAATACCGCAAGCGGAAAAATTGACGACCGCTGTGACATCCGCGTCAACTGTCACGCTCAGCCCTCGCTGTGGCAATACGAAGCGCTCGCATTTAAACCCGGCCTCTTTATGCGATGGTACCGCGACGGATTTTGTGCCGAAGAAAAAAAAGAAGCCGCTTCTCTCGGAAAAGACGTATACGCACTTATGGATGAACGCTCGGCAAAGATTCCCGCAGGTTCGCACGGCATGTTCTGCACTTTTACCGATGTTATGAATTTTTCCGCGTGGCGTCATGCCGCACCGACATTTACGAACTTCGATTTGGATGCCGACAAATTCAACAAATATACGTTTTACCGCTCCATTCTCGAAAGCACGGCCCTCGTCACTTACGGCCACATGCAGCTCGTCAAATCCGCGACGGGAAGCATGCCCTCCGTCGTCACCTTCGCGGGAGGCGCTTCGAAAAGCAGACTGTGGTCGCAGATCGTCTGCGATGCGCTCGGTCTTCCGCTCCGCATTCCCGCAGTAAAAGAAGCGACCGCGCTCGGCGCTGCAATGCTTGCGGCAACGGGAGTCGGCATATATGCGAACATCAAAGAAGCGGCGGATGCCATGGTAAAAATCGAAGCGACGCTCGAACCCGACATGGAAAATCATAAAACGTATATGGAAATGTATAAAACGTGGCGGAAGATATACGATGCCGAACTCGGCTTAAGCGATGCGGGCGTTACAAACTATATGTGGTCGGCTCCGGGTGTCGGCAAACATTGA
- a CDS encoding sugar ABC transporter ATP-binding protein: MDGQTFPMLSVRKIYKSFGSNAVLKGIDLDVYPGDVLALIGGNGAGKSTLVKTIMGIKKPDSGEILVDGKPLHFGNPSASLASGVYLIPQEPMLFPNMTLEENVVMGIPGNKSELHERLTEIVSQLGWKLDFNRTARTLSIAEQQLVEILRGLMRSARVMFFDEPTSSLTFDEVNSLFKIIKELQKKKVSVIYITHRLNEVFVIANRIALLIDGTITMNGDVKDFTYDMLLKGLAPDSASKVHVEDISAAPAKRELVLSLKNFSGYGFSDINLDVYSGEVLGMTGVVGAGKTELATTVYGRDKVLGGKAYLNGEDITGLKTKRIIEKGINYLPEDRFLNGIFKLTTVRNNITPVRLACLKRILINTTYEKSLAEKYISGFHIKVTGDTQEMGSLSGGNQQKVIIGRCFSTNPRLVILDEPTRGVDAGARSDVYAIINELKKTGIAILLISSDMEEIIAMSDRVVTMYRGRINHEFAKNEINEDALMAASFGVETEKVG, translated from the coding sequence ATGGACGGACAGACTTTTCCGATGCTTTCGGTACGGAAAATCTATAAATCTTTCGGTTCCAACGCCGTGCTCAAAGGCATCGACTTGGACGTGTATCCCGGCGACGTGCTTGCGCTTATCGGGGGAAACGGTGCGGGAAAAAGCACGCTCGTAAAGACGATTATGGGCATTAAAAAGCCCGATTCGGGTGAAATACTCGTTGACGGAAAACCGCTGCACTTCGGAAATCCGTCGGCTTCTCTCGCTTCGGGTGTTTACCTCATCCCGCAGGAGCCGATGCTTTTTCCGAATATGACGCTCGAAGAAAACGTCGTCATGGGAATCCCCGGCAATAAAAGCGAACTGCACGAACGCCTCACCGAAATCGTTTCTCAGCTCGGCTGGAAGCTCGATTTCAACCGCACTGCGCGCACGCTTTCCATTGCGGAACAGCAGCTCGTCGAAATTCTCCGCGGTCTCATGCGATCCGCGCGCGTTATGTTTTTCGACGAACCGACGTCTTCGCTCACGTTCGACGAAGTGAACTCGCTTTTTAAAATCATCAAAGAGCTGCAGAAAAAAAAGGTCAGCGTCATCTATATCACGCACCGGCTCAACGAAGTGTTCGTCATTGCGAACCGCATCGCGCTTTTGATCGACGGTACGATTACGATGAACGGCGACGTAAAGGATTTTACCTACGATATGCTGCTCAAAGGACTTGCGCCGGACAGTGCGAGCAAAGTGCACGTCGAAGATATTTCGGCCGCTCCTGCAAAGCGCGAACTCGTGCTTTCCTTGAAAAATTTTAGCGGTTACGGTTTTTCCGATATAAATCTCGACGTGTATTCGGGAGAAGTGCTCGGTATGACGGGCGTCGTCGGCGCGGGAAAGACGGAGCTTGCGACGACCGTATACGGACGCGACAAAGTGCTCGGCGGAAAAGCGTATTTGAACGGCGAAGACATCACCGGCTTAAAGACGAAGCGGATTATCGAAAAGGGTATCAACTATCTTCCCGAAGACAGATTTTTAAACGGCATCTTCAAATTGACGACGGTGCGAAACAATATCACGCCGGTGCGGCTTGCATGCTTAAAGCGGATCCTCATCAATACGACGTACGAAAAATCGCTTGCGGAAAAATACATTTCAGGCTTTCACATCAAAGTGACCGGAGATACTCAGGAGATGGGATCCCTTTCCGGCGGCAATCAGCAAAAAGTTATCATCGGCAGGTGCTTTTCGACGAATCCGCGCCTCGTCATACTCGACGAACCGACTCGCGGCGTGGACGCGGGTGCGAGAAGCGACGTGTACGCGATCATCAACGAACTGAAAAAAACGGGCATCGCGATTTTGCTCATCAGTTCGGATATGGAAGAGATCATCGCGATGAGCGACCGCGTCGTCACGATGTACCGCGGCAGGATCAATCACGAATTTGCAAAAAACGAAATCAACGAAGATGCGCTTATGGCGGCATCGTTCGGCGTGGAAACGGAAAAGGTGGGATAA
- a CDS encoding cupin domain-containing protein has product MFIVDEKDKEYRFKDSGPKYLMKGPRMNFAIVQFQAGQDFQAHYHDVMEENFYILEGEVDIVVDNVVHHLTKGQFIHIEPKEVHYVINRSKSVMRMVSSLAPYRENDKIEVDNPVLD; this is encoded by the coding sequence ATGTTTATTGTGGATGAAAAAGACAAAGAGTATCGATTTAAGGACAGCGGTCCGAAATATCTGATGAAAGGCCCCCGCATGAATTTCGCAATCGTACAGTTTCAAGCGGGACAGGATTTTCAAGCGCACTATCATGACGTAATGGAAGAAAATTTCTATATACTTGAAGGTGAAGTCGATATCGTTGTCGACAACGTCGTACATCATTTGACAAAGGGGCAGTTTATCCACATCGAACCGAAGGAAGTTCACTATGTGATCAACCGTTCGAAAAGCGTCATGCGCATGGTTTCATCCCTTGCACCTTATCGGGAAAATGATAAAATAGAAGTCGATAATCCCGTACTCGACTGA